One genomic window of Providencia hangzhouensis includes the following:
- a CDS encoding helix-turn-helix domain-containing protein → MKKNTSKIVGARIRTLRKDQNMSIQQLSTLLGISQQHQSRHELGEIRIHVDTLYSISEILDLDIQELIVDFAIPIPVNTMSNKQNRKKMLQAESLLSPEHNFNLYK, encoded by the coding sequence ATGAAAAAAAACACCTCTAAAATTGTCGGAGCGCGGATCCGCACACTAAGAAAAGACCAAAACATGAGTATTCAGCAACTCAGCACATTACTTGGGATTAGTCAGCAACATCAATCTCGCCATGAATTAGGCGAAATCCGGATTCATGTTGATACGTTATATTCTATTTCCGAAATACTCGACCTTGATATTCAAGAGTTAATTGTTGACTTTGCTATCCCAATACCAGTTAACACAATGAGTAATAAACAGAATAGAAAAAAAATGTTGCAAGCAGAAAGCCTATTATCACCAGAACATAATTTCAATTTATACAAATAG
- a CDS encoding fimbrial biogenesis chaperone, with product MKSIIYIFISLLTLINTANAGVIIGGTRVIYNEGNKDVSISVENPDKIPYLIQSWIDNIDEKKQSDFSITPPLFRLNADRTNALRIFLTENKLPNDRESLFWLNIKTIPATERTENSLQIAFKTQMKLIYRPKALKDVNFIEEQKKLVWSKSGNKITVKNPTPYFMNFQSISFNGTKANDVSYAAPFSSATFEINNSNTNGTIKWEVINDYGAAPEALEKKI from the coding sequence ATGAAATCTATTATCTATATTTTCATTTCCTTACTTACGCTAATAAATACTGCGAATGCTGGTGTTATAATTGGTGGAACCCGTGTTATTTATAATGAGGGAAACAAAGATGTCAGCATCAGCGTAGAAAATCCAGATAAAATCCCTTATTTGATTCAATCTTGGATAGATAATATAGATGAAAAAAAACAGTCTGATTTTTCTATCACACCACCATTATTTAGGCTAAATGCAGATAGAACTAATGCGCTTAGAATATTTTTAACAGAAAATAAATTACCTAATGATAGAGAGTCATTGTTCTGGTTAAATATAAAAACTATTCCAGCAACAGAAAGAACAGAAAACTCATTACAAATTGCCTTTAAAACACAAATGAAATTAATTTATCGCCCTAAAGCATTAAAAGATGTTAATTTTATTGAAGAGCAAAAAAAATTAGTGTGGTCTAAATCTGGAAATAAAATTACGGTTAAAAACCCAACACCTTATTTTATGAATTTCCAGAGCATCAGCTTTAACGGAACGAAGGCTAATGATGTTTCTTATGCTGCACCTTTCTCAAGTGCGACTTTCGAGATTAATAACTCAAATACTAATGGAACAATTAAATGGGAAGTTATTAATGATTATGGTGCAGCACCAGAAGCACTCGAAAAGAAAATATAA
- a CDS encoding fimbria/pilus outer membrane usher protein, whose product MKINKISLGLLLYLGYTASLYAEEKTENNVYFDPDFLELPNKDSVDLSQFENNEQLAGDYYVDIYVNTNLIGAKNLKFEKNSRNQLVPCLSLADIKEFGIKTAEYPELQTAGSHCVNLAAIPDATSNFEFDSQRLYLSIPQIALDRNPRGYVDLANIDNGINALLLNYSYNGSKNYDRKSSGSDNTSHYVNLRPGLNIGAWRLRNYTTWSSSTDQSGKWDTIYTYASRGINSIKSQLTLGDSVSPSMVFDSVPFRGAQLATDDDMSPESLRGYAPVVRGIARSNAQVTIRQNGYIIYQTEVAAGPFEINDLYPTGGSGDLHVTIKESNGSEQYQIVPFASLPVLQREGYFSYSVTGGEYRAYDSSIDKTKFGQFTLIYGLPYGITAYGGSQVSEHYQSYSIGAGQNLGRFGALSIDVTHANSTLSNDVKEKGQSYRFRYNKNINDIGTNIALAGYRYSTKGFYSLAEVFDGYRNTNYIPEIERRRNRGEITLSQNLGDNFGSISVGYINEDYWNSDRKTQSATVGYNNSWQGISYSLNYTYNKNTNSYSYTSGSRTKSEDDHQLAFSVSVPFTVFDNTFYYNFNSNSSSNGPSTGSIGLSASQLNNRLNWSMQQGFTTQEQGTSGNMNASYKGQYGEISGGTGYSKDNYNLYYGVNGSLVAHSGGLVLGQQLGETAAIVEIPDAGDVPVLNQAGVVTNNQGYALVPYITAYRKNVIDIDTSELPENTEMELTSQSVAPSRGALVKASFAANVGYRAIMILTFADGNPVPFGAQAIFKDNPQLNNIVGNDGEIYLSGLAENGSFTIQYNDKQQCQVNYNLAGISNYMGLYKTAAICK is encoded by the coding sequence ATGAAAATAAATAAAATATCTCTAGGCCTACTATTATATTTAGGCTATACCGCATCGCTATATGCTGAAGAAAAAACAGAAAATAATGTCTACTTTGATCCTGACTTTTTAGAGCTACCGAATAAAGATTCGGTTGATTTGTCACAGTTCGAGAATAATGAGCAATTAGCCGGTGACTACTATGTTGATATTTATGTCAACACCAACTTAATTGGTGCTAAAAATCTTAAATTTGAAAAAAATAGCCGTAACCAATTAGTTCCATGTTTATCACTTGCTGATATTAAAGAGTTTGGTATCAAAACAGCGGAATACCCTGAATTACAAACCGCAGGAAGTCACTGTGTAAACCTTGCAGCGATTCCTGATGCCACAAGTAATTTTGAGTTTGATTCTCAACGTTTATATTTAAGCATCCCCCAAATCGCATTGGATAGAAACCCAAGGGGTTACGTTGACTTAGCCAATATCGATAATGGGATCAACGCACTGCTATTAAATTATAGCTATAACGGCTCTAAGAATTACGATCGTAAAAGTAGTGGTTCGGATAACACATCCCATTATGTAAATTTAAGACCTGGCTTAAATATTGGAGCATGGCGGCTACGCAATTACACAACATGGTCAAGTAGTACCGACCAATCCGGTAAATGGGATACCATCTATACCTACGCATCACGCGGTATTAATAGCATCAAAAGTCAGTTGACCTTGGGAGATAGTGTCTCACCTTCGATGGTTTTTGATAGCGTGCCATTTCGTGGTGCTCAGCTTGCGACAGATGATGATATGTCCCCTGAGAGTTTACGCGGCTATGCGCCCGTTGTACGTGGGATTGCTCGTAGCAACGCACAGGTGACGATCCGCCAAAATGGTTACATTATCTACCAAACCGAGGTGGCTGCGGGCCCTTTTGAAATCAATGACTTATACCCAACGGGGGGAAGCGGTGATTTGCATGTCACCATCAAAGAATCCAACGGTAGTGAGCAATATCAAATCGTTCCTTTTGCTTCATTACCTGTATTGCAACGTGAAGGATATTTTTCTTATAGCGTAACGGGCGGAGAATACCGCGCTTATGACAGTAGCATTGATAAAACAAAATTTGGCCAATTTACCTTAATCTATGGTCTACCTTATGGTATTACCGCTTATGGTGGTAGCCAAGTGAGTGAGCATTACCAATCTTACTCCATCGGCGCAGGCCAAAACCTTGGGCGATTTGGTGCGTTATCCATTGACGTTACCCATGCAAATTCAACGCTAAGTAATGACGTTAAGGAAAAAGGCCAATCATACCGTTTCCGCTATAACAAAAATATCAACGATATTGGTACTAATATCGCATTGGCTGGTTATCGTTATTCCACTAAAGGTTTTTACAGTTTAGCGGAAGTCTTTGACGGCTATAGAAATACAAACTATATCCCTGAAATTGAACGCCGCCGTAATCGCGGTGAGATCACCCTCAGCCAAAACTTAGGGGATAACTTTGGTTCAATCTCCGTAGGCTATATCAATGAAGACTACTGGAATAGTGACCGTAAAACTCAGTCTGCCACCGTGGGTTATAACAACAGTTGGCAAGGCATTAGTTATAGTTTGAATTATACCTATAACAAAAATACCAATAGCTACTCATATACTTCCGGTAGCCGTACGAAAAGTGAAGATGATCATCAGCTTGCCTTCTCTGTCAGTGTGCCATTTACCGTGTTTGATAACACCTTCTATTACAACTTTAACAGTAATAGTAGCAGCAACGGCCCAAGCACAGGCAGTATTGGGCTTTCCGCTTCACAACTTAATAACCGCTTAAATTGGAGCATGCAGCAGGGTTTCACCACTCAAGAACAAGGTACGAGCGGTAATATGAACGCTTCTTATAAAGGCCAATATGGTGAAATTTCAGGTGGAACAGGCTATAGCAAAGACAACTATAACCTCTATTACGGTGTTAATGGTAGCTTAGTGGCTCACTCTGGCGGCCTTGTACTCGGTCAACAATTAGGCGAAACCGCGGCTATTGTTGAAATCCCAGATGCAGGTGATGTACCAGTATTAAACCAAGCAGGGGTTGTCACTAATAACCAAGGTTATGCACTCGTGCCTTATATCACGGCTTATCGTAAAAATGTGATTGATATTGATACTTCTGAACTACCTGAAAATACGGAAATGGAGTTAACCAGCCAAAGTGTTGCACCAAGCCGTGGCGCTCTAGTGAAAGCCAGCTTTGCCGCAAATGTCGGGTACCGAGCCATCATGATATTAACCTTTGCTGATGGTAACCCCGTACCTTTTGGTGCTCAGGCGATATTTAAAGATAATCCTCAGCTAAATAATATAGTGGGCAATGATGGCGAAATTTATTTATCTGGTTTAGCTGAAAATGGCAGCTTTACCATTCAATATAACGATAAACAACAATGCCAAGTAAATTATAACTTAGCAGGTATATCGAATTATATGGGGTTATATAAAACAGCTGCAATTTGTAAATAA
- a CDS encoding helix-turn-helix domain-containing protein: MKRKISKSVGLKIRSLRESHGMSGKDLSILLGISQQHQSRYENGEVNIHVDTIYQLAQIFNVSPTYFFTETITDINSTELSVNKKNYFSAEALVF, encoded by the coding sequence ATGAAACGAAAAATATCTAAATCCGTCGGTTTAAAAATAAGATCATTAAGAGAAAGTCACGGAATGAGTGGTAAAGATTTAAGCATATTGTTAGGCATTAGCCAACAACACCAATCACGCTATGAAAATGGCGAGGTTAATATTCATGTCGATACTATTTACCAGTTGGCACAAATATTTAATGTTTCGCCGACCTATTTCTTTACTGAAACCATTACGGATATTAATAGTACAGAGCTCTCTGTTAATAAAAAGAATTATTTCTCTGCTGAAGCTTTGGTATTCTAA
- a CDS encoding helix-turn-helix domain-containing protein yields MPNYYLISKIIGNKITYYRKMKGMTLENLSNIVGVSEQQQSRYERGINRINIDRLYHYSKIFEIDIMAFFIFNSREINEIEHAEEKYLNKKSKC; encoded by the coding sequence ATGCCTAATTACTATCTTATATCAAAAATAATTGGCAATAAAATCACCTATTACCGAAAAATGAAAGGCATGACATTAGAAAATTTATCTAATATCGTGGGTGTGAGTGAACAACAACAGTCACGCTATGAGCGTGGTATTAATCGAATTAATATTGATAGGCTTTATCATTACTCTAAGATATTTGAAATTGATATTATGGCTTTTTTTATTTTCAATTCTAGAGAGATCAATGAGATTGAGCATGCAGAAGAAAAATATTTAAATAAAAAAAGTAAATGTTAA
- a CDS encoding fimbrial protein, with amino-acid sequence MKKNLLASLIAATSIFAVNNALAADGTIDFTGEIIDQACELAAGSDALKVNLGQVSKKALPNAGSTAAATKFTIKLINCPATVTTASVKFDADSYIGDDEVIKLKEETGVATGVGIQITDDTNKIVPLFTASKAYPLQQNVENNLDFRARYIAKSDTVTPGPANATATFTINYN; translated from the coding sequence ATGAAAAAGAACTTACTTGCATCATTAATTGCTGCAACCTCAATCTTTGCTGTTAATAATGCATTAGCAGCAGATGGTACTATCGACTTTACAGGTGAAATCATCGACCAAGCATGCGAATTAGCAGCTGGCTCTGATGCACTAAAAGTAAACTTAGGACAAGTATCTAAAAAAGCATTACCAAACGCAGGAAGTACAGCGGCAGCAACTAAATTTACGATTAAATTAATTAATTGCCCTGCTACAGTAACAACGGCTTCAGTAAAATTTGATGCTGATTCTTATATTGGTGATGATGAAGTTATTAAATTAAAAGAAGAAACTGGCGTTGCAACTGGCGTTGGAATTCAAATTACTGATGATACGAATAAAATTGTTCCATTATTTACTGCCTCTAAAGCATATCCATTACAACAAAATGTGGAAAATAATTTAGATTTCAGAGCACGTTATATTGCTAAGTCTGACACAGTGACTCCTGGTCCTGCAAATGCGACAGCAACTTTCACAATCAATTATAACTAA
- the ampC gene encoding class C beta-lactamase, producing MKTLFRQGRIFVALSLALTTLSANAFTQKDVDDIIKPLMEQKQIPGMSVAISVEGKHYIYHYGVQSKQSLVPVSDETLFEIGSLSKTFTATLAAYAQDQGKLDFSQKVSHYLPELKGSAFDQVTVMNLATHTSGLSLFVPDSITNSAELIRYYQQWKPTKAIGQYRSYSNLGVGLLGIVTAKQLKMPFEQAMEKLMLPALGLKHTYIHVPKNQQKNYAQGYNKHDQPIRVAPQILDAESYGLKSNAKDLIRFLDINMQTKKVAKPWQEAVENTHTGFYMTDSFMQDMMWESYSWPVSLAQLQQGNRNEMALTPQKVEAIHPVMPPETQAFYNKTGSTNGFATYAAFIPENQVGIIILSNKWYPIPDRITAAYQLIEKAKH from the coding sequence ATGAAAACTCTTTTTCGTCAGGGGCGAATTTTTGTCGCACTGAGTTTGGCGTTAACCACGCTATCCGCTAATGCGTTCACTCAAAAGGATGTGGATGACATTATTAAACCTCTGATGGAACAAAAACAGATCCCAGGGATGTCTGTCGCAATTTCCGTTGAAGGGAAACACTATATTTATCACTATGGTGTGCAGTCTAAGCAAAGCTTAGTACCTGTCAGTGATGAGACTTTATTTGAGATTGGTTCTTTGTCTAAAACGTTTACTGCCACACTCGCAGCCTATGCACAAGACCAAGGAAAACTCGATTTTTCGCAAAAGGTAAGCCACTATCTTCCTGAATTAAAAGGGTCTGCTTTTGACCAAGTCACAGTAATGAACTTGGCTACTCACACTTCCGGTTTATCGTTATTTGTGCCTGATAGCATTACTAATTCAGCTGAATTAATCCGTTATTACCAGCAGTGGAAACCGACCAAAGCCATTGGGCAATATCGCTCTTATTCAAATCTTGGCGTGGGGCTACTCGGTATCGTTACCGCTAAACAACTCAAAATGCCATTTGAGCAAGCGATGGAAAAATTGATGTTGCCTGCACTTGGGCTAAAACATACCTATATTCATGTCCCTAAAAACCAACAGAAAAATTATGCTCAAGGTTATAATAAGCACGATCAGCCCATTCGTGTAGCACCACAAATTTTAGATGCTGAATCTTATGGTTTGAAATCTAATGCTAAAGATCTAATTCGCTTCTTAGATATTAATATGCAAACGAAGAAAGTCGCTAAGCCGTGGCAAGAAGCCGTAGAAAACACCCATACTGGGTTCTATATGACCGATTCATTTATGCAAGATATGATGTGGGAAAGCTATTCGTGGCCAGTATCTCTTGCTCAATTACAGCAAGGTAACCGAAATGAAATGGCGCTCACACCGCAAAAAGTTGAAGCTATCCATCCTGTAATGCCACCTGAAACACAGGCTTTTTACAATAAAACAGGTTCAACCAATGGTTTTGCAACCTATGCGGCATTTATTCCGGAAAACCAAGTGGGTATTATTATTTTATCCAACAAATGGTATCCAATCCCTGACCGCATCACTGCGGCCTACCAGCTAATCGAAAAAGCGAAACACTAG
- a CDS encoding fimbrial protein: MRHFILLLSLMSCSLTAFGLTANIKVHGVVIAAPCEVEKNNYLIDLKKINIWNIKDTQKSPWVDFSVKLKNCPVGTTKAVMKISGTPDSTITEHFINNGTAKNVALNLANTGNKTTIKNGDTITANVNTQTRNVEIPLSARVSGYGSGMVAGSFKSHLEFTFTYQ; this comes from the coding sequence ATGAGACATTTTATCCTATTACTATCACTAATGAGCTGTTCTTTAACTGCATTTGGGCTAACAGCAAATATTAAAGTGCATGGCGTCGTTATTGCTGCTCCTTGTGAGGTTGAAAAAAATAATTATTTAATCGATTTGAAAAAAATTAATATTTGGAATATCAAAGATACGCAAAAATCTCCGTGGGTTGATTTTTCCGTGAAGCTAAAAAATTGCCCTGTAGGCACCACCAAAGCTGTAATGAAAATATCAGGTACGCCAGACTCAACAATAACTGAACATTTTATTAATAATGGTACGGCGAAAAATGTGGCATTAAATTTAGCCAATACCGGCAATAAAACAACAATAAAAAATGGCGATACCATTACCGCGAATGTTAATACTCAAACGCGAAATGTTGAAATCCCATTATCTGCAAGAGTCTCGGGTTATGGAAGTGGTATGGTTGCAGGTTCATTTAAAAGCCATTTAGAATTTACATTTACATATCAGTAA
- a CDS encoding fimbrial protein produces the protein MKKISKNLLLLSSLIFSGNLFAASTVTLNFTGNIRAATCNITGGNNIDIDLKNISADVFRNASSGSNWNTFNISLNNCSSFINQVKLTFTGTADTADAASLYKNQGTAKNLAVQLQNGNGTTALGNQKVLQVPTNGQANINIPLRTRAFSSLGNATPGTISANITATITYL, from the coding sequence ATGAAAAAAATATCTAAAAATTTACTTTTACTTAGTAGCTTAATATTCAGTGGGAATTTATTTGCTGCTAGCACAGTGACATTGAACTTTACCGGAAATATTAGAGCCGCAACTTGCAATATTACCGGTGGGAATAATATTGATATTGACCTGAAAAATATTTCTGCTGATGTATTTCGTAATGCGAGTTCAGGTTCTAACTGGAACACATTTAATATTAGCCTAAATAATTGTTCATCTTTTATTAATCAAGTAAAACTGACGTTTACAGGAACCGCAGATACTGCGGATGCAGCAAGCTTATACAAAAATCAAGGTACGGCTAAAAACTTAGCCGTTCAACTACAAAATGGTAATGGAACAACCGCTTTAGGTAACCAAAAAGTATTACAAGTTCCGACAAATGGGCAAGCGAATATTAATATTCCATTACGCACACGCGCCTTTAGCTCATTAGGTAATGCCACTCCGGGAACTATTTCCGCCAATATTACGGCAACAATTACCTATTTATAA
- a CDS encoding helix-turn-helix domain-containing protein — translation MSNYYPVSAVIGNKIKSLRKNKGLSLTALAKTVGISEQQQLRYERGNNRISIDRLKQYSNYFDINIIYFFSFSEDEKTKIKNGYEIKKSFSL, via the coding sequence ATGAGCAATTATTACCCTGTCTCTGCGGTTATTGGTAATAAAATAAAATCATTGCGTAAAAATAAAGGACTCTCTCTTACTGCCCTTGCTAAAACTGTTGGAATTAGTGAGCAACAGCAACTACGTTATGAACGAGGAAATAATCGAATATCGATAGATAGGCTAAAGCAATATTCTAATTATTTTGATATTAATATAATTTATTTCTTTTCATTTAGTGAGGATGAAAAAACAAAAATTAAAAATGGTTATGAAATTAAAAAATCATTTTCTTTATAG
- the hemN gene encoding oxygen-independent coproporphyrinogen III oxidase encodes MSEQNIVWDLSLIQKYNYSGPRYTSYPTALEFNQDYDENAFVQATQRYPDRPLSLYVHIPFCHKLCYFCGCNKLVTRQKHKADEYLKVIEKEIIQRAALLKGRIVTQMHWGGGTPTYLDKAQVSHLVGLLKKHFHFADDVEMSIEVDPREIELDMIDHLRHEGFNRLSMGVQDFNKEVQVLVNREQDEEFIFALIKRAKETGFTSTSIDLIYGLPKQTPESFAFTLKKVAELSPDRLSVFNYAHLPNLFAAQRKIKDADLPSAEQKLDILQDTIATLTRDGYQFIGMDHFARPEDELAVAQREGVLHRNFQGYTTQGDCDLLGLGVSAISMLGDNYAQNQKDLKTYYAQVEEQGQALWRGLVLTDDDCLRRDVIKTLICNFQLDFAQIEAIYPIDFKSYFKEDLELLKPMAEDGLVEMTDKGIKVTPQGRLLIRNICMCFDVYLRSQMRQRQFSRVI; translated from the coding sequence ATGTCAGAGCAAAATATTGTTTGGGATCTTTCTCTCATTCAAAAATACAATTATTCAGGGCCTCGTTATACCTCGTATCCCACAGCCTTGGAATTCAATCAAGATTATGATGAGAATGCGTTTGTTCAAGCAACACAACGTTATCCTGATCGACCTTTATCGCTCTATGTCCATATCCCTTTTTGCCATAAACTTTGTTATTTCTGTGGCTGTAATAAATTAGTGACACGCCAAAAACATAAAGCCGATGAATATCTTAAAGTAATTGAAAAAGAAATTATTCAGCGCGCAGCTTTATTAAAAGGTCGTATTGTGACCCAGATGCATTGGGGTGGTGGTACTCCGACTTACCTCGATAAAGCTCAAGTCAGCCATTTGGTTGGTTTATTGAAAAAGCATTTTCATTTTGCGGATGATGTTGAAATGTCCATCGAAGTCGACCCGCGTGAAATTGAACTGGATATGATAGATCATCTGCGCCATGAAGGGTTTAACCGCTTAAGCATGGGAGTTCAGGATTTTAATAAAGAAGTTCAGGTGCTGGTTAACCGTGAACAGGACGAAGAATTTATTTTTGCCCTAATTAAACGAGCCAAAGAAACGGGTTTTACCTCAACGAGTATTGATTTGATTTATGGTTTACCTAAACAAACTCCTGAGAGCTTTGCATTTACCTTAAAGAAAGTGGCTGAATTATCACCAGATCGCTTAAGTGTGTTTAATTACGCGCATTTGCCTAATTTATTTGCGGCGCAGCGTAAAATTAAAGATGCTGATTTACCAAGTGCAGAGCAAAAACTCGATATTCTGCAAGACACAATCGCAACCCTCACCAGAGATGGCTATCAATTTATTGGTATGGACCACTTTGCTCGCCCTGAAGATGAGCTCGCTGTGGCCCAACGAGAAGGGGTTTTACACCGTAATTTCCAAGGTTATACGACTCAAGGCGACTGTGATTTATTAGGATTAGGCGTTTCTGCGATCAGTATGTTAGGCGATAACTACGCGCAAAATCAGAAAGATTTGAAAACCTATTATGCGCAAGTTGAAGAGCAAGGCCAAGCGCTGTGGCGAGGTCTCGTCTTAACCGATGATGATTGCTTGCGCCGTGATGTTATTAAAACCTTAATCTGTAACTTCCAATTGGATTTTGCACAAATTGAAGCAATCTATCCAATTGACTTTAAATCTTATTTTAAAGAGGATTTAGAGCTATTGAAGCCAATGGCAGAAGATGGATTAGTCGAAATGACAGACAAAGGAATTAAAGTTACGCCGCAAGGGCGTTTACTTATTCGTAATATTTGTATGTGTTTTGATGTTTACTTACGTAGTCAGATGAGGCAGCGGCAGTTTTCCCGCGTTATCTAA
- a CDS encoding fimbrial protein has product MTKKKILLVIIGSVFAYSAYTQAACIQNPNLRNVVVNVPARTYSLQYDDTGARDLATIQVNFKGSQVNTFSGPKSNGQCGDAYLHADYVNGWVPNGNKIAASNIPGISIQVKATNIGFLNTRYGPPTAANPAAWTIANPYWTITIKKTGQVTQGGNLKAGHVGRLTQRNPAPHNSTWNLTSLNIPAGAIKINVLKCSTKATSYNVNLGTWYDTQFKAIGSTSNSVNIPITLSCAAGTNLKVTVTSSAGYVDINTGKIKLSGQGQATGVAIQLLDRNSNPIKLNSKFTLQNNVAGGDYIFNWKARYIKTANNITAGTANSTASVNIRYE; this is encoded by the coding sequence ATGACTAAAAAGAAAATTTTACTGGTAATAATAGGCTCGGTTTTTGCTTATTCTGCATATACACAAGCGGCCTGTATTCAAAATCCTAATTTACGGAATGTTGTGGTGAATGTACCAGCAAGAACCTATTCGCTGCAATATGATGATACAGGGGCTCGCGATTTAGCCACTATTCAGGTCAATTTTAAAGGCTCACAAGTCAATACATTTTCAGGCCCAAAAAGTAATGGTCAATGTGGTGATGCCTACTTACACGCTGACTATGTCAATGGTTGGGTACCAAACGGCAATAAAATTGCAGCCAGTAATATACCGGGCATCAGCATTCAAGTGAAAGCAACCAATATCGGTTTTTTAAATACACGTTATGGACCACCAACAGCAGCTAACCCAGCCGCTTGGACTATTGCTAACCCATATTGGACGATTACCATAAAAAAAACAGGACAAGTCACACAAGGGGGAAATTTAAAGGCAGGGCATGTGGGAAGACTAACACAGCGTAACCCTGCGCCACATAACAGTACGTGGAATTTAACATCGCTGAATATTCCAGCAGGTGCTATCAAAATTAATGTATTAAAGTGCTCAACAAAAGCGACAAGTTACAATGTTAACTTAGGGACTTGGTATGATACTCAGTTTAAAGCTATTGGCTCTACTAGCAATAGTGTCAATATACCCATTACATTAAGCTGCGCTGCAGGCACCAATCTAAAAGTGACAGTCACAAGTAGTGCTGGGTATGTTGATATCAATACAGGGAAGATTAAATTGTCTGGGCAAGGTCAAGCGACTGGAGTCGCCATTCAATTATTGGATAGAAACAGCAACCCGATAAAGCTCAACTCAAAGTTCACTTTGCAAAACAATGTTGCAGGTGGCGATTATATTTTTAATTGGAAAGCTAGATATATTAAGACTGCTAATAATATAACTGCAGGAACTGCAAACTCAACAGCTTCGGTTAACATAAGATATGAATAA
- a CDS encoding helix-turn-helix domain-containing protein, producing MPYSTSHLIGKKILFYRKTNGLSVNELSEVIGISPQQQSRYERGVNRITLDRLFQYATYFEIDIKTFFQSHDF from the coding sequence ATGCCTTATTCAACATCTCACCTAATTGGCAAAAAAATACTTTTTTATCGGAAAACGAATGGACTTTCAGTTAATGAACTATCCGAGGTTATTGGCATCAGCCCACAACAGCAGTCACGATATGAAAGAGGAGTAAATAGAATTACTTTAGATAGATTGTTCCAGTATGCAACGTATTTTGAGATTGATATTAAAACCTTCTTTCAGTCCCATGATTTTTAA
- a CDS encoding LysR family transcriptional regulator has translation MAENYRHRLPLNALRAFEASARHLSFTRAGIELNVTQAAVSQQVRLLEEQLGLELFIRLPRGLALTDEGLALLPVLSRSFDQIESLLLQFEDGHYREALSISVVGTFAVGWLLPRLTQFSELYPYIDLRIMTHNNVVNLAAEGVDFAIRFGEGLWPLVENIPLFSTAHTVLCSEKVASQLKHPLDLKSHQLMRSYRKDEWEKWFLAAEIEPWRVKGPVFDSSRLMVEAALLTDSIALVPSCMFSHELSAGALVQPFDISVTLGGYWLSRLKSRVMTPAMAIFRHWLVEESKKE, from the coding sequence ATGGCAGAAAATTATCGTCATCGGCTTCCACTCAATGCGCTTAGGGCATTCGAAGCTTCAGCGCGGCATTTAAGTTTTACACGAGCAGGAATAGAGTTGAATGTCACTCAGGCAGCTGTTAGTCAACAAGTTAGGTTGTTAGAGGAGCAGCTGGGACTAGAACTCTTTATTCGCTTACCTCGAGGGCTTGCATTAACTGATGAAGGGCTTGCATTGCTACCCGTATTGAGCCGCTCTTTTGACCAGATTGAGTCATTACTACTGCAATTTGAAGATGGCCATTATCGAGAAGCTTTAAGTATTTCAGTGGTCGGTACATTTGCTGTGGGCTGGTTATTGCCAAGATTAACCCAATTCTCGGAACTATACCCTTATATTGATTTACGCATTATGACTCATAACAATGTGGTGAATCTCGCTGCCGAAGGCGTTGATTTTGCTATTCGCTTTGGGGAGGGCTTATGGCCACTGGTTGAAAATATCCCCCTATTTTCAACAGCTCATACTGTACTTTGTTCAGAGAAAGTCGCAAGCCAGCTCAAACATCCATTAGATTTAAAATCCCACCAGTTAATGCGTTCATATCGTAAAGATGAATGGGAAAAATGGTTTTTAGCTGCGGAGATTGAACCTTGGCGTGTCAAAGGCCCAGTATTTGATTCATCGCGTTTAATGGTTGAGGCTGCGTTATTAACTGACAGTATAGCATTGGTGCCAAGTTGCATGTTTAGTCATGAATTAAGTGCTGGGGCGTTAGTTCAACCTTTTGATATATCTGTAACACTGGGTGGATATTGGTTAAGCCGTTTAAAGTCAAGAGTCATGACACCAGCGATGGCGATATTTCGTCATTGGTTGGTGGAGGAGTCTAAAAAAGAATAA